CGTGAGCTTGGCGACCATCGCCAGCGCGACCGCGACCGCCGCCAGCCGGACCAGGCCGCCGCCGCGGGTCAGCACGAGGTGGGCGCCGATCAGCGCGCCGGCGAACTGCCCCGCCGCCATCGGCAGCGAGATCTCCCAGAGGATCCGCCCGTGGGCGGCGAACAGCGCCACCGACGCCAGGTTGGACGCGAAGTTGACGACCTTGGCGTTGGCGCTCGCGTGCTCGGCGACCTCGCCCAGGAGCCACATGAAGCCGACGATCAAGAGCGTGCCGGTGCCGGGGCCGAAGAAGCCGTCGTAGGCGCCGACCACCAGCGCGATCGCGACCGCGGTCACCAGCGGCCGCGCCGGCAGCCGCGCGGTCGCCGGCCGCGGCACCAGCACCAGCGCCGCGGCCACGCACAGGAGCACGATGATCAGCGGATCGAGCACGGCCTTGTCGACCTGCGTCACCAGCGCGGCGCCGGCCGCCGCGCCCGCGAACCCGGCCGCGAACGACGGCACGCTGCGGCGCCAGGCCAGCCGCCCGGCCCGCGCGAACCGCAAGGTCGCCGCGCCCGAGCCGAACACCGACTGGCCCTTGTTGGTGCCGAGCGCGAGCGGCGCCGGCACGCCCGCGGTCAAGAGCGCCGGCAGCGTCAGCAGGCCGCCGCCGCCGGCGATCGCGTCGACACAGCCGGCCACGGTGGCGACCGCGGTCAACGCGACGGTCGTGCCGAGGCCGACGTCCACGCGCGGCACTGTACCGTCAAGCCCGCGGCCGCGGGGTAGGCTGGCGCGATGATCGCCGCGCTGCCGCCGCCGTCGCCTCGCCTGATCGCCGCCTACGACGCCGAGCGCTTCCGCGCCGACGGCCACCGCGTGATCGATCGCCTGGCCGACCATCTCGCGACCGCGGTCGCCGGCGACGACGCGCCGGTCTTGCCGTGGCAACCGCCGGCCCAGGCGATCGCGGCGTGGCCGAGCGAGTTCGACGACGAGCCCAGCGCCGATCTGGTGACGACGGTCGAGCAGACGCTCGCGACCTCGATCCGCCTGCACCACCCGCGCGTGCTCGGCCACCAGGTGCCGCCGCCGGTGCCGGGCGCGGCGCTGGTCGACGCGCTCGCGGCGCTGCTCAACAACGGCATGGCGGTCTACGAGATGGGCGGCGCCGCCACGCCGCACGAGCTCGCGGTCGTCGGCTGGATGGCGCGCACGCTCGGCCTGCCCGCGAGCGCGGGCGGCCTGCTGACCTCGGGCGGGTCGCTCGGCAACCTGAC
The sequence above is a segment of the Myxococcales bacterium genome. Coding sequences within it:
- a CDS encoding TSUP family transporter, which produces MVGQAIDHAVAVGAEALGVVGGDQARRRRRQRGDHRASLPRGRGLDGTVPRVDVGLGTTVALTAVATVAGCVDAIAGGGGLLTLPALLTAGVPAPLALGTNKGQSVFGSGAATLRFARAGRLAWRRSVPSFAAGFAGAAAGAALVTQVDKAVLDPLIIVLLCVAAALVLVPRPATARLPARPLVTAVAIALVVGAYDGFFGPGTGTLLIVGFMWLLGEVAEHASANAKVVNFASNLASVALFAAHGRILWEISLPMAAGQFAGALIGAHLVLTRGGGLVRLAAVAVALAMVAKLTYGLVA